Proteins co-encoded in one Oncorhynchus kisutch isolate 150728-3 linkage group LG1, Okis_V2, whole genome shotgun sequence genomic window:
- the tmcc1b gene encoding transmembrane and coiled-coil domains protein 1 isoform X1, with translation MDQASSEQSPEEPDADAGGRAEQEVGRRASESEHGLSKITHNALENMGALGHGLKQLFQPQRRRSSVSPHDAAASSSGGPALEPPDGGGPEVGDAHSAPGPDSDPHTTSSAPPAALSRVLQQIRGAPPIMKRGTSLQSRRTKAGGTGDPPQKGSPQIHRRSTQEVMLLQAGRPRSSSTTDTPTSPALADMLLTSGYHSTEEPDRLDCLDGSGPAVSPNALSCGADGYGLDSVDTTPDPQRTKQAIAQLQQKILKLTEQIKIEQTARDDNVAEYLKLANNADKQQSARIKQVFEKKNQKSAQTIQQLQRKLEHYHRKLREVEHNGIPRQPKDVLRDMHQGLKGVGAKVTGGLSSFSHATHSAAGAVVSKPREIASLIRNKFGSADNISALKDSLDEPQEDGHVLGTGGSRTLGGASSPKYGSEDDCSSATSGSAGANSITGAPGGPPSSKGLNTLEHGQSLGLDTLLHEVQELRDSQGRLDESFDSLKSHYQRDYTMIMQALQEERYRCERLEEQLNDLTELHQNEILNLKQELASMEEKIAYQSYERARDIQEALEVCQTRISKMELQQQQQQVVQLEGLENATARTLLGKLINVLLAVMAVLLVFVSTVANCVVPLMKTRSRTFSTLLFVVLLAFLWRNWEVISQYLDRFLLSPS, from the exons ATGGATCAAGCTAGTAGTGAGCAGAGTCCTGAGGAGCCGGATGCGGATGCGGGAGGTCGGGCGGAGCAGGAGGTGGGCCGAAGGGCATCTGAGTCGGAGCACGGCCTGTCCAAAATCACCCACAATGCACTGGAGAACATGGGCGCGCTTGGCCACGGCCTGAAGCAGCTTTTCCAGCCGCAGCGCCGCCGCTCGTCCGTCTCCCCGCACGACGCCGCCGCCTCCTCCTCAGGTGGCCCCGCCCTTGAGCCCCCTGACGGTGGGGGGCCAGAGGTTGGGGACGCCCACTCGGCACCCGGTCCGGACTCTGACCCCCACACTACTTCCTCCGCTCCCCCTGCAGCTCTGAGCCGCGTTCTGCAGCAAATCCGTGGCGCGCCCCCCATAATGAAGCGAGGGACCAGTCTGCAGAGCCGCCGCACTAAGGCGGGGGGGACCGGGGACCCCCCCCAGAAAGGCAGCCCCCAGATCCACCGGAGGAGTACCCAGGAGGTTATGCTGCTGCAGGCTGGCCGCCCGCGCTCCTCATCCACCACGGACACGCCCACCAGCCCCGCCCTGGCCGACATGCTGCTCACTTCCGGGTACCACTCCACTGAGGAACCTGACAGG CTGGATTGTCTGGACGGTTCCGGCCCGGCCGTATCGCCCAACGCCCTCTCCTGCGGAGCCGACGGTTACGGGCTGGACTCGGTCGACACCACCCCCGACCCCCAGCGCACAAAACAGGCCATCGCCCAGCTGCAGCAGAAGATcctcaagctcacagaacagatcAAGATTGAGCAGACGGCCAGAGACGACAACGTGGCTGAGTACCTGAAGCTGGCCAACAACGCGGACAAGCAGCAGAGTGCCCGCATCAAACAGGTGTTTGAGAAGAAGAACCAGAAGTCGGCCCAGACCATCCAGCAGCTGCAGAGGAAGCTGGAGCACTACCACCGCAAACTGAGAGAGGTGGAGCACAACGGTATCCCCCGTCAGCCCAAAGACGTGCTCCGAGACATGCACCAAGGCCTCAAGGGCGTGGGCGCTAAG GTCACCGGTGGCCTCTCCAGCTTCTCCCACGCCACTCACTCGGCGGCCGGGGCCGTGGTGTCCAAGCCTCGAGAGATCGCCTCCCTCATCCGCAACAAGTTTGGCAGCGCAGACAACATCTCTGCCCTGAAGGACTCCCTGGACGAGCCCCAGGAAGATGGTCACGTTCTGGGGACTGGGGGGTCCAGGACCCTGGGGGGGGCTTCTAGCCCCAAGTATGGCAGCGAGGACGACTGCTCCAGTGCCACCTCCGGCTCGGCTGGGGCCAACAGCATCACAGGGGCCCCCGGGGGCCCGCCCAGCTCTAAGGGCTTGAACACACTGGAGCACGGCCAGAGCTTGGGCTTGGATACGCTGCTCCACGAGGTCCAGGAGCTCCGGGACAGCCAAGGTCGGCTGGATGAGTCGTTTGACAGCCTGAAAAGCCATTACCAGAGAGACTACACCATGATCATGCAGGCCCTgcaggaggagagatacag gtgtgagCGTTTGGAGGAGCAGCTGAATGACTTAACAGAGCTGCACCAGAATGAGATCCTGAACCTGAAGCAGGAGCTGGCCAGCATGGAGGAGAAGATCGCCTATCAGTCTTACGAGAGAGCTAGAGACATTCAG GAGGCTCTGGAGGTGTGCCAGACGCGTATCTCCAAGATGGAGCtgcagcaacaacagcagcaggtgGTCCAGCTAGAGGGCCTAGAGAACGCCACGGCCAGGACCTTGCTGGGCAAGCTCATCAACGTACTGCTAGCCGTCATGGCCGTGCTCCTGGTATTCGTCTCCACCGTGGCCAACTGCGTGGTGCCCCTGATGAAGACGCGCAGCCGCACCTTCTCCACGCTGCTCTTTGTCGTCCTCCTCGCCTTCCTGTGGAGGAACTGGGAGGTCATCTCGCAGTACCTGGATCGCTTCCTGCTGTCCCCTAGTTGA
- the tmcc1b gene encoding transmembrane and coiled-coil domains protein 1 isoform X2: MKRGTSLQSRRTKAGGTGDPPQKGSPQIHRRSTQEVMLLQAGRPRSSSTTDTPTSPALADMLLTSGYHSTEEPDRLDCLDGSGPAVSPNALSCGADGYGLDSVDTTPDPQRTKQAIAQLQQKILKLTEQIKIEQTARDDNVAEYLKLANNADKQQSARIKQVFEKKNQKSAQTIQQLQRKLEHYHRKLREVEHNGIPRQPKDVLRDMHQGLKGVGAKVTGGLSSFSHATHSAAGAVVSKPREIASLIRNKFGSADNISALKDSLDEPQEDGHVLGTGGSRTLGGASSPKYGSEDDCSSATSGSAGANSITGAPGGPPSSKGLNTLEHGQSLGLDTLLHEVQELRDSQGRLDESFDSLKSHYQRDYTMIMQALQEERYRCERLEEQLNDLTELHQNEILNLKQELASMEEKIAYQSYERARDIQEALEVCQTRISKMELQQQQQQVVQLEGLENATARTLLGKLINVLLAVMAVLLVFVSTVANCVVPLMKTRSRTFSTLLFVVLLAFLWRNWEVISQYLDRFLLSPS, translated from the exons ATGAAGCGAGGGACCAGTCTGCAGAGCCGCCGCACTAAGGCGGGGGGGACCGGGGACCCCCCCCAGAAAGGCAGCCCCCAGATCCACCGGAGGAGTACCCAGGAGGTTATGCTGCTGCAGGCTGGCCGCCCGCGCTCCTCATCCACCACGGACACGCCCACCAGCCCCGCCCTGGCCGACATGCTGCTCACTTCCGGGTACCACTCCACTGAGGAACCTGACAGG CTGGATTGTCTGGACGGTTCCGGCCCGGCCGTATCGCCCAACGCCCTCTCCTGCGGAGCCGACGGTTACGGGCTGGACTCGGTCGACACCACCCCCGACCCCCAGCGCACAAAACAGGCCATCGCCCAGCTGCAGCAGAAGATcctcaagctcacagaacagatcAAGATTGAGCAGACGGCCAGAGACGACAACGTGGCTGAGTACCTGAAGCTGGCCAACAACGCGGACAAGCAGCAGAGTGCCCGCATCAAACAGGTGTTTGAGAAGAAGAACCAGAAGTCGGCCCAGACCATCCAGCAGCTGCAGAGGAAGCTGGAGCACTACCACCGCAAACTGAGAGAGGTGGAGCACAACGGTATCCCCCGTCAGCCCAAAGACGTGCTCCGAGACATGCACCAAGGCCTCAAGGGCGTGGGCGCTAAG GTCACCGGTGGCCTCTCCAGCTTCTCCCACGCCACTCACTCGGCGGCCGGGGCCGTGGTGTCCAAGCCTCGAGAGATCGCCTCCCTCATCCGCAACAAGTTTGGCAGCGCAGACAACATCTCTGCCCTGAAGGACTCCCTGGACGAGCCCCAGGAAGATGGTCACGTTCTGGGGACTGGGGGGTCCAGGACCCTGGGGGGGGCTTCTAGCCCCAAGTATGGCAGCGAGGACGACTGCTCCAGTGCCACCTCCGGCTCGGCTGGGGCCAACAGCATCACAGGGGCCCCCGGGGGCCCGCCCAGCTCTAAGGGCTTGAACACACTGGAGCACGGCCAGAGCTTGGGCTTGGATACGCTGCTCCACGAGGTCCAGGAGCTCCGGGACAGCCAAGGTCGGCTGGATGAGTCGTTTGACAGCCTGAAAAGCCATTACCAGAGAGACTACACCATGATCATGCAGGCCCTgcaggaggagagatacag gtgtgagCGTTTGGAGGAGCAGCTGAATGACTTAACAGAGCTGCACCAGAATGAGATCCTGAACCTGAAGCAGGAGCTGGCCAGCATGGAGGAGAAGATCGCCTATCAGTCTTACGAGAGAGCTAGAGACATTCAG GAGGCTCTGGAGGTGTGCCAGACGCGTATCTCCAAGATGGAGCtgcagcaacaacagcagcaggtgGTCCAGCTAGAGGGCCTAGAGAACGCCACGGCCAGGACCTTGCTGGGCAAGCTCATCAACGTACTGCTAGCCGTCATGGCCGTGCTCCTGGTATTCGTCTCCACCGTGGCCAACTGCGTGGTGCCCCTGATGAAGACGCGCAGCCGCACCTTCTCCACGCTGCTCTTTGTCGTCCTCCTCGCCTTCCTGTGGAGGAACTGGGAGGTCATCTCGCAGTACCTGGATCGCTTCCTGCTGTCCCCTAGTTGA